Part of the Paenibacillus kyungheensis genome, AAATCTATAATCATAGCTGTCTATCCAATAGCATAATTACTACATTTCTTTTTACGATGTGAACTGTTGATTATACCATTGTACTGCTGCTTCCACTTCCGTTGCTGTTAACTGGTGACCGTAATTTTCCCAGTGTAAATGCACTTCTGCATTCGCATCGATAAAATATTTCGCCAATTCTTCTGTCTCAGCGCGAGGAATAATCGGATCGTTAGTTCCTGAACCCATAAAGATAGGAATGCCAGCTAGATCAGGTAACGCTATACTGCGAAGTGGAACCATCGCATGATGCAGAACAGCGCCTTTTAACGATTGATTATCATGGAAAAGTAAGCTTGCTGCAATATTCGCACCATTTGAATATCCAACGGCTACAATATTGCGACGATCAAATCCGTATTCTACCGCTGCTTCATCCAAAAATGTATTAAGCTCATGAGTAC contains:
- a CDS encoding alpha/beta hydrolase; amino-acid sequence: MTLTLKHIFKQGTDASQPVLLLLHGTGGTENDLIPLAERLAPEASILGVRGAVLENGMPRFFRRLAEGVFDEPDLIARTHELNTFLDEAAVEYGFDRRNIVAVGYSNGANIAASLLFHDNQSLKGAVLHHAMVPLRSIALPDLAGIPIFMGSGTNDPIIPRAETEELAKYFIDANAEVHLHWENYGHQLTATEVEAAVQWYNQQFTS